In Ursus arctos isolate Adak ecotype North America unplaced genomic scaffold, UrsArc2.0 scaffold_3, whole genome shotgun sequence, one DNA window encodes the following:
- the LOC113258015 gene encoding cytochrome c oxidase assembly factor 1 homolog, translating to MPWSLGKLVFSASVVAGGSCAVTYYLIQKAFTKTSYYQLALEQLHSHPEALEALGAPLNVHCLHLIDRANFVDIVNAQLKIPVSGPKAEGHLHVSSSRDAPFQRWRLQEVFLKLEDGQQIPLFKVSGNTEHEVKTE from the exons ATGCCATGGTCTCTGGGGAAACTGGTCTTTTCTGCGAGCGTGGTGGCAGGCGGGAGCTGCGCCGTTACATATTACCTTATACAGA AAGCTTTTACCAAGACGTCCTATTATCAGCTGGCATTGGAGCAGCTGCACAGCCACCCCGAGGCCCTGGAAGCTCTGGGCGCTCCTCTCAACGTCCACTGTCTCCACCTCATCGACAGGGCCAACTTCGTGGACATCGTCAACGCCCAG TTGAAGATTCCTGTCTCTGGACCCAAGGCAGAGGGCCATCTCCATGTCAGCTCATCCAGAGACGCCCCCTTTCAGAG GTGGCGCCTTCAGGAAGTCTTCTTAAAGCTTGAGGACGGTCAGCAGATTCCTCTGTTCAAGGTCAGTGGGAACACTGAGCATGAAGTAAAAACGGAGTAA